One genomic segment of Panicum virgatum strain AP13 chromosome 2N, P.virgatum_v5, whole genome shotgun sequence includes these proteins:
- the LOC120661441 gene encoding transmembrane protein 184C-like isoform X2, whose amino-acid sequence MSLMSPFPGMDLSKMDAPTLTLLGAAGCVMLTMHFTVQLVSQHLFYWKNPKEQKAILIIVLMAPLYAISSFVGLLDIQGSKTFFTFLDAVKECYEALVIAKFMALMYSYLNISISKNIVPDEIKGRVLHHSFPVSLFLPHTVRLEHKTLKLLKYWTWQFVVIRPVCSILIIALQLLGMYPSWVSWTFTIILNISVSMALYALVLFYHLFAKELAPHKPLAKFLCIKGIVFFSFWQGLALDVLTEVGVIQSHHFWLDVEHIQEAIQNVLVILEMVVFSVIQQYAYHVAPYSGADRAKFEKKNE is encoded by the exons ATGTCACTCATGTCTCCATTCCCGGGGATGGATCTAAGTAAAATGGATGCCCCAACTCTGACCCTCCTTGGGGCAGCTGGTTGTGTAATGCTGACTATGCATTTCACTGTGCAATTGGTGTCACAGCATCTTTTCTATTGGAAAAACCCCAAGGAGCAGAAAGCTATACTTATTATTGTGCTAATGGCTCCATTATATGCTATCTCTTCGTTTGTGGGTCTTCTTGATATCCAGGGAAGCAAGACATTTTTCACATTCTTGGATGCTGTTAAAGAATGCTATGAGGCACTG GTCATTGCTAAGTTTATGGCATTGATGTACAGCTACTTGAATATATCCATCAGCAAAAACATAGTTCCTGATGAAATCAAAGGGAGGGTTCTTCATCATTCTTTCCCTGTTTCTCTTTTCCTG CCCCACACTGTCCGATTGGAGCACAAGACACTGAAGCTTCTGAAGTACTGGACCTGGCAATTTGTTGTTATTAGGCCAGTATGCTCCATTCTGATTATTGCCCTACAGCTTCTTGGGATGTACCCAAGTTGGGTCAGCTGGACGTTTACAATTATACTGAACATTTCGGTCTCCATGGCATTATATGCCCTGGTTCTTTTCTACCACTTGTTTGCTAAAGAGCTGGCACCTCACAAGCCTCTTGCAAAGTTCTTGTGCATCAAAGGGATTGTCTTTTTCTCTTTCTGGCAG GGTCTTGCGCTCGATGTTTTGACTGAAGTAGGCGTGATCCAATCCCACCATTTCTGGCTAGACGTGGAGCACATCCAGGAGGCGATCCAGAATGTCCTGGTGATCCTCGAGATGGTCGTGTTCTCCGTCATCCAGCAATACGCGTACCATGTCGCCCCCTACAGCGGCGCCGACAGGGCGAAGTTCGAGAAGAAGAACGAATGA
- the LOC120661441 gene encoding transmembrane protein 184C-like isoform X1, whose amino-acid sequence MDRSSTMSLMSPFPGMDLSKMDAPTLTLLGAAGCVMLTMHFTVQLVSQHLFYWKNPKEQKAILIIVLMAPLYAISSFVGLLDIQGSKTFFTFLDAVKECYEALVIAKFMALMYSYLNISISKNIVPDEIKGRVLHHSFPVSLFLPHTVRLEHKTLKLLKYWTWQFVVIRPVCSILIIALQLLGMYPSWVSWTFTIILNISVSMALYALVLFYHLFAKELAPHKPLAKFLCIKGIVFFSFWQGLALDVLTEVGVIQSHHFWLDVEHIQEAIQNVLVILEMVVFSVIQQYAYHVAPYSGADRAKFEKKNE is encoded by the exons GCACCATGTCACTCATGTCTCCATTCCCGGGGATGGATCTAAGTAAAATGGATGCCCCAACTCTGACCCTCCTTGGGGCAGCTGGTTGTGTAATGCTGACTATGCATTTCACTGTGCAATTGGTGTCACAGCATCTTTTCTATTGGAAAAACCCCAAGGAGCAGAAAGCTATACTTATTATTGTGCTAATGGCTCCATTATATGCTATCTCTTCGTTTGTGGGTCTTCTTGATATCCAGGGAAGCAAGACATTTTTCACATTCTTGGATGCTGTTAAAGAATGCTATGAGGCACTG GTCATTGCTAAGTTTATGGCATTGATGTACAGCTACTTGAATATATCCATCAGCAAAAACATAGTTCCTGATGAAATCAAAGGGAGGGTTCTTCATCATTCTTTCCCTGTTTCTCTTTTCCTG CCCCACACTGTCCGATTGGAGCACAAGACACTGAAGCTTCTGAAGTACTGGACCTGGCAATTTGTTGTTATTAGGCCAGTATGCTCCATTCTGATTATTGCCCTACAGCTTCTTGGGATGTACCCAAGTTGGGTCAGCTGGACGTTTACAATTATACTGAACATTTCGGTCTCCATGGCATTATATGCCCTGGTTCTTTTCTACCACTTGTTTGCTAAAGAGCTGGCACCTCACAAGCCTCTTGCAAAGTTCTTGTGCATCAAAGGGATTGTCTTTTTCTCTTTCTGGCAG GGTCTTGCGCTCGATGTTTTGACTGAAGTAGGCGTGATCCAATCCCACCATTTCTGGCTAGACGTGGAGCACATCCAGGAGGCGATCCAGAATGTCCTGGTGATCCTCGAGATGGTCGTGTTCTCCGTCATCCAGCAATACGCGTACCATGTCGCCCCCTACAGCGGCGCCGACAGGGCGAAGTTCGAGAAGAAGAACGAATGA